CTGTCGGTACGGAAAAGTCCCAGATATTACGCATAGTCCATAAAAAGAACGGCCGGATCATTGAGGAGGAAAAACTCCATTGCTCATTCGTAAAGCTTATCGGTGAATACGGATGGAGTGAGTAGGAAAAAGGCAGCAGCCAGGAGACAGAAGTCAGGAGCCAGGAGAAAAAAGGTATTTATTCTGGCTTCTGACTCCTGAATTCTGACTTGTGGCATTAATTATACTTGAGAAAATTTTCAATTTCTGGTAGGCTTTAGTATCTATCCGCCATTAAAATCGGGGCGTAGCGCAGCCTGGTTAGCGCGCCTGCTTCGGGAGTAGGAGGTCGGAGGTTCAAATCCTCTCGCCCCGATTTACCATATAGTCAGTGAAATTATCTTCCTGCGTTTGAGAATTCTAAGCATTTAATCCGATCTCTTGCCTGCCCCAGTCGATAATACTATTAAGGAAGCAGATTTTCATCCGATTGTTCAACTGGAAGAAGGATACTATAGTGGAAAAGTTCTTTGCTGGTGATTTGGATGAGGATACCCTGCCTGAATTCGATGACGAGGGACTGCTCACCGGGCGCGGAGAATCTTCTGGTTATGAGGAAGATTCGGAACAGCAGGAGCAGGAGGGGAGGAGAGGCAAAAGAAAGGCCTGTTTTGATCCTGTCCAGAAATATTTCAGTGATGTCAGCCGGTTGAGTGTTTTGACTGCGGAAGAAGAGTTTCTCCTGGCCAAGAGGGCCTGCCAGGGTGAATTTGAAGCCCGTGCAGAGATGATCAAGGGGAACCTTCGGCTGGTCATCAGTATTGCCAAGAGGTATGTGAACCGGGGACTCCCGCTGCTGGACCTGATCGAAGAGGGAAACTTAGGGTTAATTAAAGCCGTCGAGCGATACGATCCGGATAAGGGGTATCGGTTCAGTACCTATGCCACCTGGTGGATCAAACAATCCATTATCCGGTCTCTGGCCAAACATTCGGGTACGATCCGCCTGCCGATCAATGTTGCCGAAACGGTTAACCGTTTTGTTCACGTACTGCGGAGCATGGCTCAAAAACTGGGCAGGGATCCGACCTGTTTAGAGCTGGCTCAGGTAATGGATATGCCTCTCGGTAAGATAAAGGAACTTCAGGACTTGCTGCAGAAGAGCATATCGCTGGACTCCCTTTCGGAAAGCAGGGGAAATACTCCCATCAGGGATTTTCTTGAGGATACATCCACTCTTCCGCCGGACGAATCGATTGATGTGTTTGAGCAAAAAAAATATATTTCCATCCTGCTCAGTCTGCTGAACGAAAATGAAAATGAAATCATGCGGTTGCGCTTTGGACTCGATGGAGGAGGCGGAATGACCCTGGAGCAGATTGGTCAGATCTACGGAGTAACGCGGGAAAGGATCAGGCAGATTGAGGGGGCTGCCGTGCGAAAATTACGGAAATTTTTGCGAAGGGAAGAATAAAAGGCTTGACAGATGCGGCCGGGATGGATATACTATATCTCGGAAATCAAATCCGCAAGATGTAGGATATCTCCACCTACCCAAAGGAACTTTTATCTAACCCAACAAAACTAATTTTAAGGTTTACTTATCCACGATAAAATTTGCTGAAAAAATACGTGATAAAGAGTAATTACCACACACTTTAGGTAATTTATGGAAGTTACAGGGTTTTACGAGGTTGATGGTCGAGTAGAGCCGGTCTTCACAATTAATCGGAAACCCTGAAAGAAGTCGTTATCAGATTTTCTGCCGATAAGAATAGTGTAGTGATTTTCGGATAGTATTTTGCCTTCCTAGACGCAGTAAAAAATCGAAGTAACTATCAGAAATACTTTTGTTATTTCATGTTCGGCAGGAGGGTGAAACCAAGGGTGAGGCAAAGGTGGGGCGATTCACAGCCATTTATGGAAAGGAAGGTACTATTTTTTCAGGAAGACTATTTATAAGGGATGAGCGCTAATGAATATCGCTGAGCTTAAACAGAAAAACATGGGCGAATTGAGTGATGTGGCTAAGGAGTTAGGAGTATCATCAATCAGCAACTTACGCAAGTCGGAGCTGATTTTTAAAATTTTACAGACCCAGACAGAAAAAAACGGGCTCATTTTTGGTGAGGGGGTTTTGGAAACCCTGCCGGACGGTTTTGGTTTCCTGCGTGCTCCGGATTATAATTATCTTCCGGGGCCTGACGATATCTATATTTCTCCATCACAAATCCGTAAATTTGACTTACAGACCGGTGATACGGTTTCCGGCCAGATACGGCCTCCCAAAGATAACGAGAAGTATTTTGCTCTTCTGAAGGTGGAAGCGGTCAACCGTGAAAACCCGGACATGGCCAAGCAGAAGATACTCTTTGACAATTTGACCCCTCTTTATCCTAACAAGCGCCTCTGTCTGGAAACATCCTCCACCGAACTGTCAGGCCGGATAATGGATTTACTGACTCCTATCGGCAAGGGGCAGAGAGGTCTGATCGTATCACCTCCCAGGACCGGGAAAACCATGCTTCTTCAATCAATTGCCAACAGCATTACTCAGAACCATCCGGAAGTGTTTCTCATTGTGCTCCTGATCGATGAGCGCCCGGAGGAGGTGACCGATATGCAGCGTTCCGTCAAGGGAGAGGTTGTCAGCTCAACCTTTGACGAACCGCCGGAGCGGCATATCCAGGTTGCACAGATGGTCATTGAAAAGGCCAAACGGCTTGTGGAATACAAGAACGATGTCGTTATTCTGCTCGACAGTATCACCCGGTTAGCCCGGGCCTATAACGCCATTATTCCTTCCAGCGGGAAGATTCTTTCCGGCGGTATCGACGCCAACGCCCTTCAGTGGCCAAAGCGGTTTTTCGGTACAGCCAGAAACATCGAGGAGGGAGGAAGCCTGACTATTATTGCCACGGCCCTGGTTGATACGGGGAGCCGGATGGATGACGTAATTTTTGAAGAGTTTAAGGGCACGGGAAATATGGAGATTCATCTGGATAGAAAGCTCGTGGATAAGAGAGTCTTTCCTGCACTTGATATCGATCGTTCGGGAACTCGAAAGGAAGAGCTGCTGCTGAGCCAGAATCAGTTGAATCGGGTGTGGATACTCAGAAAGATTCTTTCCCCTCTGAGCGTGGTTGAAAAAATGGAATTCTTGCAGGAGAAACTGCGGCAAACCAAGAGTAATGAAGAATTCCTGAACTTTATGAACAAGATGGAAGACTAATCCAAAAAATTTTTATTTGACCTCCCTCTTTTCCCCTTGCCTAACGTGTAATATTAGATTACAATCTAAAGTCTTGTCGAAGTATCTACGGCTAAACTTATTTGCAGGAGAGAAAAGGAGTTAGACAATGAAGAAGGGAATTCATCCTCAATACCAGGATGCTGTTATTACCTGTGCCTGTGGCGAGGTTATTCATATCCGCTCGACCAGGCCGCAGATGCATGTTGAAATCTGTTCCAAGTGTCATCCTTTTTATACGGGAGCCGGTGAACAAAGATTGGTTGACACTGCCGGTCGAATTGAAAAATTCCGGCAGCGGTATGAAAAAAGTCAGAAGAAAGAGAAATAATCTGGCGGGAAACCGGGCGGCACATCATAAAAATTCAGGCGGAAGGCAGCAGAGGTATCAAGATGGCCTCGGGCAGGGAGTAAGAGCAGAAGATGTTTCATAAGTTGGCTGAAGTAGAAAAGAAATTCAACGAGTTGAACAGGAGGCTCAGCGATCCCAAAGTGATTTCGGACCAGGAGACCTTTCGCGACTACTCAAAGCAGCATGCGGAAATCGCCGGCATCGTTTCCAAATATCAGGAATACCAAAAGATATGTGCGGATATGGAAGAGGCCAGGGAGATTATCAACCGCAGCAAGGATGAGGAACTGCGGGAGCTGGCCAAGCTTGAGATGGAAGAATATCTGGGCCGCAAGGAGCTCCTTGAACAGGAGCTTCGTATCCTGCTGCTGCCAAAAGATCCAAACGATGAAAAAAATATCATCCTGGAAATCCGGGCAGGCACCGGAGGTGAGGAGGCTGCCCTTTTTGCTGGAGATCTGCTGCGGATGTATCTCAAATACGTGGAAATTCAGGGATGGAAAGCGGAGATCCTTGATACCCACACAACAGGGGTCGGCGGATACAAAGAAGTGATCATTGGCATCCGGGGTGAGAAGGTGTACAGTCAGTTGAAGTTCGAGAGCGGTGTGCATAGGGTTCAGAGAGTGC
This is a stretch of genomic DNA from bacterium. It encodes these proteins:
- a CDS encoding sigma-70 family RNA polymerase sigma factor is translated as MEKFFAGDLDEDTLPEFDDEGLLTGRGESSGYEEDSEQQEQEGRRGKRKACFDPVQKYFSDVSRLSVLTAEEEFLLAKRACQGEFEARAEMIKGNLRLVISIAKRYVNRGLPLLDLIEEGNLGLIKAVERYDPDKGYRFSTYATWWIKQSIIRSLAKHSGTIRLPINVAETVNRFVHVLRSMAQKLGRDPTCLELAQVMDMPLGKIKELQDLLQKSISLDSLSESRGNTPIRDFLEDTSTLPPDESIDVFEQKKYISILLSLLNENENEIMRLRFGLDGGGGMTLEQIGQIYGVTRERIRQIEGAAVRKLRKFLRREE
- the rho gene encoding transcription termination factor Rho; amino-acid sequence: MNIAELKQKNMGELSDVAKELGVSSISNLRKSELIFKILQTQTEKNGLIFGEGVLETLPDGFGFLRAPDYNYLPGPDDIYISPSQIRKFDLQTGDTVSGQIRPPKDNEKYFALLKVEAVNRENPDMAKQKILFDNLTPLYPNKRLCLETSSTELSGRIMDLLTPIGKGQRGLIVSPPRTGKTMLLQSIANSITQNHPEVFLIVLLIDERPEEVTDMQRSVKGEVVSSTFDEPPERHIQVAQMVIEKAKRLVEYKNDVVILLDSITRLARAYNAIIPSSGKILSGGIDANALQWPKRFFGTARNIEEGGSLTIIATALVDTGSRMDDVIFEEFKGTGNMEIHLDRKLVDKRVFPALDIDRSGTRKEELLLSQNQLNRVWILRKILSPLSVVEKMEFLQEKLRQTKSNEEFLNFMNKMED
- the rpmE gene encoding 50S ribosomal protein L31, with the protein product MKKGIHPQYQDAVITCACGEVIHIRSTRPQMHVEICSKCHPFYTGAGEQRLVDTAGRIEKFRQRYEKSQKKEK
- the prfA gene encoding peptide chain release factor 1, encoding MFHKLAEVEKKFNELNRRLSDPKVISDQETFRDYSKQHAEIAGIVSKYQEYQKICADMEEAREIINRSKDEELRELAKLEMEEYLGRKELLEQELRILLLPKDPNDEKNIILEIRAGTGGEEAALFAGDLLRMYLKYVEIQGWKAEILDTHTTGVGGYKEVIIGIRGEKVYSQLKFESGVHRVQRVPVTEASGRIHTSTVTVAVLPEAEEIDIDIDPNEIRVDIFRSSGPGGQSVNTTDSAVRITHIPTGIVVSCQDEKSQHKNKAKALRVLRSRLLDKLQKEQQSEISQNRRLQVGSGERSEKIRTYNFPQNRITDHRIGLTLYKLDSILAGNLQEIIDHLITSAQAEELKRVA